The following proteins are encoded in a genomic region of Streptococcus gwangjuense:
- a CDS encoding HAD family hydrolase — MKYHDYIWDLGGTLLDNYETSTAAFVETLALYGITQDHDSVYQALKVSTDFAIETFAPNLENFLEKYKENEARELEHPILFDGVSGLLEDISNQGARHFLVSHRNDQVLEILEKTSIAAYFTEVVTSNSGFKRKPDPESMIYLREKYQINSGLVIGDRPIDIEAGQAAGLDTHLFTSIVNLRQVLDM, encoded by the coding sequence ATGAAATATCACGATTACATCTGGGATTTAGGTGGAACTTTACTAGATAATTACGAAACTTCAACAGCTGCATTTGTTGAAACATTGGCATTGTATGGCATCACACAAGACCATGACAGTGTCTATCAGGCTTTAAAGGTTTCTACTGATTTTGCGATTGAGACATTCGCTCCCAACTTAGAGAATTTTTTAGAAAAGTACAAGGAAAATGAAGCCAGAGAGCTAGAACATCCGATTTTATTTGATGGAGTTTCTGGTTTATTGGAAGATATCTCAAATCAAGGTGCCCGTCATTTTTTAGTTTCTCATCGAAATGATCAGGTCTTGGAAATTTTAGAAAAAACCTCTATAGCAGCTTATTTTACAGAAGTGGTGACTTCTAACTCAGGCTTTAAGAGAAAACCAGATCCTGAGTCCATGATTTATTTAAGAGAAAAGTATCAAATTAACTCTGGTCTTGTCATCGGTGATCGGCCGATTGATATCGAAGCAGGGCAAGCTGCTGGACTCGATACCCACTTGTTTACCAGTATCGTGAATTTAAGACAAGTATTAGACATGTAA